In Sphingobium sp. B2D3C, a genomic segment contains:
- a CDS encoding Hsp20/alpha crystallin family protein: MTSRNRHWMWADAVDLLDRMQRLQQQNYAPVRAASGPPAWEPPADMIETAHEVLVIVALPGVDAEKAEAFIEDGVLIVRGQRILPPELRTARIHRLELPQGRFERRLPLPGGQYQGVRRAAVNGCLLVTLSKVDGGRF, encoded by the coding sequence ATGACTTCGCGGAACAGGCACTGGATGTGGGCCGATGCGGTCGACCTGCTGGATCGTATGCAGCGCCTCCAGCAGCAGAATTATGCGCCCGTCCGCGCCGCCAGCGGTCCGCCGGCCTGGGAGCCACCCGCCGACATGATCGAGACGGCGCATGAGGTGCTGGTCATCGTGGCGCTGCCCGGCGTCGATGCCGAGAAGGCGGAGGCGTTCATCGAGGATGGCGTGCTCATCGTGCGCGGCCAGCGCATCCTGCCGCCGGAGCTGCGCACCGCGCGCATTCATCGCCTCGAATTGCCGCAGGGCCGCTTCGAGCGCCGCCTGCCGCTCCCCGGCGGCCAGTATCAAGGCGTGCGTCGCGCCGCCGTGAATGGCTGCCTGCTCGTTACGCTCAGCAAGGTCGATGGAGGCCGCTTCTGA
- a CDS encoding TonB-dependent receptor, which produces MDALKIARAPLALFATAALLGVAGPAAAQAPQTRPIDVPAGRLSDRVPQLARQAGISISVTSDALWRTKVKPVRGTMTPAEAIARMLAGTRSRAVQLSATSWRIDAVSAPAAVAQAQRPRRPVAPPPPPAPPAEVESFVVTASKLDQRYEDYPGAVHLLDGADLRFGGERGTDSIASRLASVASTHLGSGRNKLFIRGIADSSFTGPTQATVGQYLGDLRLTYNAPDPDLRLQDIKQVEVLEGSQGTLYGAGSLGGIIRLVPNDPDPRGFTVETSAGLSVTQHGEPGADVAATVNMPIGTRGHALRLTGYGITDGGYIDNPVRGVNDVNRTRIAGGRAVLRLDLGDAWTVDVGGIYQSTLIDDSQYADRDAPPLTRNSFVVEDANADYGMATLVVRKDFGALRFQSSNAYVSHGLDERFDATRTDTLPRVFEQRNRTRMLTSETRLWRPVENGFGWVLGISAIDNEAEQRRAFGLTTLRAAATGVRNRVTELTGYGKLSVEVSRGILLSGGGRITHSRLSGSAEDVQPLFALQGGDIVAGRTETKLLPSGEVLAHLVPGLTVYARYEEGFRPGGLAIESQFVRQFRNDHIQSLEGGVRMGSAYYGFAASLSAAYAYWRDIQADFIDGNGLPTTANIGNGRITSIAGSLSLFPLEGLQIDLNAVYNHSRVIALTPEAFRLAALRATDLPVTNALAQLPALGSLGQLSADASPGSIPNVAEYAAQARIDYRVLLGAADLRLAGWLKYIGPSRLGIGPVLGDEQGDYVDTGVTARYGDARRGVTLSLTNLLDTTGNRFALGTPFGTGTGGYTTPQRPRTVRIAVDYRY; this is translated from the coding sequence GTGGACGCTCTCAAGATAGCTCGTGCCCCGCTGGCGCTGTTCGCCACGGCGGCGCTGCTGGGCGTCGCCGGGCCGGCCGCCGCGCAGGCGCCGCAGACCCGGCCCATCGACGTGCCTGCAGGGCGCTTGTCCGATCGGGTGCCGCAACTCGCGCGGCAGGCGGGCATCAGCATCAGTGTGACCAGCGACGCGCTCTGGCGCACAAAGGTCAAGCCCGTGCGCGGCACCATGACGCCGGCCGAGGCCATTGCGCGGATGCTGGCCGGCACGCGCAGCCGGGCCGTGCAGTTGAGCGCCACGAGCTGGCGGATCGATGCGGTGAGCGCGCCCGCTGCCGTAGCGCAGGCGCAAAGGCCCAGGCGTCCGGTCGCTCCGCCACCCCCTCCGGCCCCGCCGGCCGAAGTGGAATCCTTCGTCGTCACCGCCAGCAAGCTCGATCAGCGCTATGAGGATTATCCGGGCGCCGTGCATCTGCTGGATGGCGCAGACCTGCGGTTTGGCGGTGAGCGCGGCACAGACTCCATCGCCTCGCGCTTGGCCAGTGTCGCCTCCACCCATCTGGGCTCCGGACGCAACAAGCTGTTCATCCGGGGCATCGCCGATTCCAGCTTCACCGGGCCAACGCAGGCGACGGTCGGGCAATATCTGGGCGATTTGCGCCTCACCTATAATGCGCCGGACCCGGACCTGCGCCTGCAGGACATCAAGCAGGTCGAGGTGCTGGAAGGCTCTCAGGGCACGCTCTATGGTGCGGGCTCCCTCGGCGGCATCATCCGGCTGGTGCCCAATGATCCTGATCCGCGCGGGTTCACTGTTGAGACCAGTGCCGGGCTCAGCGTCACCCAGCATGGCGAGCCGGGCGCCGATGTCGCCGCGACCGTCAACATGCCGATCGGTACGCGCGGCCATGCCCTGCGCCTGACCGGCTATGGCATCACCGACGGCGGCTATATCGACAATCCGGTACGCGGCGTGAACGATGTCAACCGCACGCGCATCGCTGGCGGGCGCGCCGTGCTGCGGCTGGACCTGGGCGATGCATGGACGGTGGATGTCGGCGGCATCTATCAGTCGACGCTCATCGACGATTCCCAATATGCCGACCGCGATGCCCCGCCGCTCACCCGCAACAGCTTTGTGGTCGAGGATGCCAATGCCGATTATGGCATGGCGACGCTGGTGGTCCGCAAGGATTTCGGCGCGCTGCGCTTCCAATCCTCCAATGCCTATGTCAGCCACGGTCTGGACGAGCGCTTCGATGCGACGCGGACCGACACGCTCCCACGCGTGTTCGAGCAGCGCAACCGAACGCGGATGCTGACCAGCGAGACCCGGCTATGGCGCCCGGTCGAAAATGGCTTTGGCTGGGTGCTGGGCATCAGCGCCATCGACAATGAGGCCGAGCAGCGCCGCGCCTTCGGGCTCACCACGCTGCGGGCCGCTGCCACCGGCGTGCGCAATCGCGTCACGGAGCTGACCGGCTATGGCAAGCTCAGCGTCGAGGTGTCGCGCGGCATTTTGCTGAGCGGCGGCGGGCGGATCACGCACAGCCGGCTGAGCGGCAGCGCGGAGGATGTGCAGCCGCTGTTCGCCCTGCAGGGCGGCGATATTGTTGCGGGCCGGACCGAAACCAAGCTGCTGCCCTCCGGCGAGGTGCTGGCGCATCTGGTGCCGGGGCTCACCGTCTATGCCCGCTATGAGGAGGGCTTCCGGCCCGGCGGCCTTGCCATCGAATCCCAGTTCGTCCGCCAGTTCCGCAACGATCACATCCAGAGCCTGGAAGGCGGGGTGCGGATGGGCAGCGCTTATTATGGCTTCGCGGCCAGCCTTTCGGCCGCTTACGCCTATTGGCGCGACATCCAGGCCGATTTCATCGACGGCAATGGGCTGCCGACCACGGCCAATATCGGCAATGGCCGCATCACCTCCATAGCCGGCAGCCTCTCGCTCTTCCCGCTCGAGGGACTGCAGATCGATCTCAATGCCGTCTACAATCACAGCCGTGTCATTGCGCTGACGCCCGAGGCGTTCCGGCTCGCCGCGCTGCGGGCCACCGATTTGCCGGTGACCAACGCCCTGGCCCAACTTCCCGCTTTGGGCTCGCTGGGCCAGCTTAGCGCGGATGCCTCGCCCGGCAGCATTCCCAATGTCGCGGAATATGCGGCGCAGGCCCGCATCGATTATCGCGTGCTGCTGGGTGCGGCGGACCTGCGGCTGGCCGGCTGGCTCAAATATATCGGCCCCTCGCGCCTTGGCATCGGGCCGGTGCTGGGCGATGAGCAAGGCGATTATGTCGATACCGGCGTCACCGCCCGCTACGGCGATGCGCGACGGGGGGTGACGCTGTCGCTCACCAACCTGCTGGACACAACCGGCAACCGCTTCGCGCTCGGCACGCCCTTTGGCACCGGCACCGGCGGCTACACCACCCCCCAGCGCCCGCGCACCGTGCGCATTGCGGTGGATTATCGCTACTAG
- a CDS encoding AbgT family transporter — translation MAQAGTDSAPKGILGWIERTGNKLPDPVFIFFYLILALVLISLAAALAGLSAVHPTQVDAQTGAPVTITAQSLLGAENIRRLWVEMPATFTHFHPLGYVLVVMLGAGVAERSGLFGTAMRASVANAPAMLLTPMVAFVAMMGNLAADAAYVVLVPLAGIIYAAAGRHPVAGIAAAFAGVSGGFSANLLPGQLDALLFGITQQAAQLLDADWQMNIAGNWFFMAALLILYIPVIWYVTDRIIEPRLGGYVPQGEAAMIAGTPDATAEQRLTTAQRKGLRHGGLAMLAVVALWAIMALMPGAPLVDANAAVPEARLTPFYQSLVGGFFLLFLAGGWAYGKAAGTIADHRDVVKMMSGAMGDLAYYLVLAFAAAHFVAMFGWSNLGLIFAIHGAGGLQAVALPTPVLLLLIVLFTTVLNLFVGSASAKWALLAPVLVPMLMLLGISAETTTAAYRVGDGATNIISPLMVYFPLILIYCQRWVPSFGLGSLAAVMLPYSLWLLLFGGALLAGWTLLDLPLGPNAPVHLPAVLPGS, via the coding sequence GTGGCACAGGCGGGGACGGACAGCGCACCAAAGGGTATCCTCGGCTGGATCGAGCGGACGGGCAACAAGCTGCCCGATCCGGTGTTCATCTTCTTCTACCTCATCCTCGCGCTGGTACTGATCTCGCTCGCCGCCGCGCTGGCCGGCCTGTCGGCCGTGCACCCGACGCAGGTCGATGCGCAAACCGGCGCGCCGGTGACGATCACGGCACAAAGCCTGCTCGGCGCGGAGAATATCCGCCGCCTGTGGGTCGAGATGCCCGCCACCTTCACCCATTTCCACCCACTCGGCTATGTGCTGGTGGTGATGCTCGGCGCGGGCGTGGCCGAGCGCTCCGGCCTGTTCGGCACTGCCATGCGCGCCAGCGTCGCCAATGCACCGGCGATGCTGCTGACGCCGATGGTCGCCTTCGTCGCCATGATGGGCAATCTCGCCGCAGATGCGGCCTATGTCGTGCTCGTACCGCTGGCCGGCATCATCTATGCGGCGGCCGGTCGCCATCCCGTCGCCGGGATCGCGGCCGCCTTTGCCGGCGTGTCCGGCGGCTTCTCGGCCAATCTCCTGCCCGGCCAGCTCGACGCGCTGCTCTTCGGCATCACCCAGCAGGCCGCGCAGTTGCTGGATGCCGACTGGCAGATGAACATTGCCGGCAACTGGTTCTTCATGGCCGCTTTGCTCATCCTCTACATCCCGGTCATCTGGTACGTCACCGACCGGATCATCGAGCCACGCCTTGGCGGCTATGTGCCGCAGGGCGAGGCGGCGATGATTGCGGGCACGCCGGATGCCACCGCCGAACAGCGCCTCACCACCGCGCAGCGCAAGGGCCTGCGCCACGGCGGCCTGGCGATGCTGGCGGTGGTCGCACTCTGGGCGATCATGGCGCTGATGCCGGGTGCGCCACTGGTCGATGCAAATGCAGCGGTGCCGGAGGCGCGACTGACGCCCTTCTACCAGTCGCTGGTCGGCGGCTTCTTCCTGCTCTTCCTTGCCGGCGGCTGGGCCTATGGCAAGGCGGCGGGCACCATCGCCGATCATCGCGACGTGGTGAAGATGATGAGCGGGGCGATGGGCGACCTTGCTTATTATCTCGTCCTCGCCTTCGCGGCGGCGCATTTCGTGGCGATGTTCGGCTGGTCCAATCTCGGCCTCATCTTCGCGATTCACGGCGCCGGCGGTCTGCAGGCCGTCGCCTTGCCGACGCCGGTGCTGCTGCTCCTGATCGTGCTGTTTACCACCGTGCTCAATCTGTTCGTGGGCTCGGCCAGCGCAAAATGGGCGCTGCTCGCCCCGGTGCTGGTGCCGATGCTGATGCTGCTCGGGATCAGTGCGGAGACGACGACGGCCGCCTATCGCGTCGGCGATGGGGCGACCAACATCATCTCGCCGCTGATGGTCTATTTCCCGCTGATCCTCATTTATTGCCAGCGCTGGGTGCCGAGCTTCGGCCTTGGCAGCCTTGCGGCGGTCATGCTGCCTTATTCCCTCTGGCTGCTGCTCTTTGGCGGGGCACTGCTCGCCGGCTGGACGCTCCTCGACCTACCGCTCGGGCCGAACGCGCCCGTGCATCTGCCTGCGGTGCTGCCCGGCAGCTGA
- a CDS encoding FecR family protein has product MTHDRQAGMDPADAAAIDWLMRQRDPAFNAWEAFTDWLESDPDHATAYHQLAALDADLDTLPARPEDIWPEGGAVARDGGRAASPTPPTPRRISRRLWVGGALAASIAGMVGIGMFQASSDSYRVKTPLGRSQVVTLVDGSEIAVNGGSSVKLSRSDPRRIELEEGQVLVSVVHKDAAPFRVSVGGAELVDVGTVFDVARNDGRISVAVSEGAVVYNPRGAAIRVDAGYRFTARDDGSATDLSAVSPAAVGGWRAGQLVYDGVHLDDVAAEVARTTGIALRTTPAAAGIRFRGALRTDLPEERLVNDLAALSGTSATKESGGWTLSR; this is encoded by the coding sequence ATGACGCATGATCGGCAGGCGGGGATGGACCCGGCGGACGCAGCGGCCATCGACTGGCTGATGCGCCAGCGCGATCCGGCCTTCAATGCTTGGGAGGCCTTCACTGATTGGCTCGAGAGCGATCCAGACCATGCGACCGCCTATCACCAGCTCGCCGCGCTGGATGCCGATCTTGATACCTTGCCCGCCCGCCCCGAGGACATCTGGCCGGAGGGTGGCGCCGTAGCGCGGGACGGGGGTCGGGCTGCCTCGCCCACGCCGCCTACGCCGCGCCGGATCAGCCGTCGGCTGTGGGTCGGCGGTGCGCTCGCTGCTTCGATCGCGGGCATGGTCGGCATTGGCATGTTTCAGGCGTCGTCGGATAGCTACCGGGTGAAGACCCCACTGGGCCGCTCGCAAGTGGTCACCCTTGTCGATGGCAGCGAGATTGCGGTGAACGGCGGCTCCTCGGTCAAGCTCAGCCGCAGCGATCCGCGCCGGATCGAGCTGGAGGAAGGGCAGGTGCTCGTCTCCGTCGTCCACAAGGATGCTGCGCCGTTCCGGGTTTCGGTCGGCGGCGCCGAGCTGGTCGATGTCGGCACGGTGTTCGATGTCGCGCGCAATGACGGGCGGATCAGCGTGGCCGTGTCGGAAGGTGCGGTGGTCTACAATCCGCGCGGCGCGGCGATCCGCGTCGATGCCGGCTATCGCTTCACCGCCCGCGATGATGGCAGCGCGACGGACCTGAGCGCGGTCAGTCCCGCAGCGGTAGGCGGCTGGCGCGCCGGCCAGCTCGTCTATGATGGCGTGCATCTGGATGATGTCGCGGCGGAAGTTGCGCGCACCACCGGCATTGCCCTGCGCACCACGCCGGCGGCGGCGGGCATTCGCTTCCGCGGGGCCCTGCGCACCGATCTGCCCGAGGAACGGCTGGTGAACGATCTGGCGGCGCTCTCCGGCACCTCTGCGACAAAGGAAAGCGGAGGGTGGACGCTCTCAAGATAG
- a CDS encoding autotransporter domain-containing protein: MRHFLLASTCAFALASAASAETSITTKRTTAIATATANNGAADDIKIGSAGSIELTGAGSVAVTVNSANKITNEGTIQISNADNAAGIVANAGTSGGIVHSGKIIIDESYAPTDGDNDGDLDGPFAVGTGRHGIRTLGAYSGPITVARGATIQVEGNDSFGIRLGGPLTGAFSHDGTSSVLGDHAIGVQAGDISGNVRLAGTVGAQGVNAVGAAFLGNVGGTLTIQGAISATGYRYTTPPSDPSKLDADDLLQGGSAVIVEGNVAGGIILAVPPKDSSTTDDDEDKDGIKDSEEGSAVVRSYGAAPAMRIGAAGRDIAIGAVPATGSGYGLIIDGTVSGSGLYTGVQGNGLLVGGQGGAVTIAGGIGISGSVEASARDASATALRLGAGASTPLLHVTGKVEATGTSKDGATATAVRVDAGASLPTLRNAGTIKATTGEAGSAVAIIDASGGLTLIENSGAISATGAKADSGRNIAIDLTANGSGVTVKQTEVAASATAPNIVGDVRFGSGNDLFDIADGTVTGNTSFGAGADTLQLRGDAVYTGNVAFGTGTSTMSLAGTSRFKGTTDFGGTASTLSIGGTAVYSGTFANAGQLALSLAGGALDLTGPAQIGSLAVTDKGALGITLGAAGNSTAYLSVAGTASFAADSRLVLRVSDIENAVGNHLVLTAGTLTGAGNLNAETALVPYLYKATLSSSANTLSVTLGRKTTADLGLNRSEAAAFDAIYVALSKDERVETAFLGITDGEDFRTSLRQLLPDHAGGTFQVVTQGSRTFGRMLDDPTGPFKDEGKWGYWINQLVWGVEKGRGDTAAYETSGWGFGGGAEIKTGLGSFGTSVAYLWGRNRDGDTANQVTANQIEVAGYWRLKTGRLRATARGSVGFVDLDGKRSFDGLKDGTATTLTANSDRNARLYSAMGTLSYDWVSQGGISFRPVVSLDYFRLKENGYTETGGGDAMNLIVRSRTSDELAVTGTAVLGIDMGGQDEWSGWSRLEVEAGRREIVSGNLGTTVAQFKGGEAFTLLPDDRESGWVGRLRGVAGNSGFQIGGELGAEQYQGNWALSLRASLRIGL, from the coding sequence ATGCGTCATTTCCTGCTTGCTTCCACCTGCGCCTTCGCTCTTGCCAGTGCGGCGTCAGCGGAAACCTCGATCACGACCAAGCGGACCACCGCAATCGCGACGGCCACAGCCAACAATGGCGCGGCCGACGATATCAAGATCGGCTCGGCCGGGTCGATCGAACTGACCGGTGCGGGCAGCGTTGCGGTCACGGTCAACAGTGCCAACAAGATCACCAATGAAGGCACGATCCAGATCAGCAATGCGGACAATGCCGCGGGCATCGTCGCCAATGCCGGCACGTCGGGCGGCATCGTCCACAGCGGCAAGATCATCATCGATGAGAGCTACGCGCCCACCGACGGCGATAATGATGGCGATCTCGACGGGCCGTTCGCGGTCGGCACCGGGCGCCACGGCATCCGCACCTTGGGCGCCTATTCCGGCCCCATCACCGTGGCGCGCGGTGCCACGATCCAGGTCGAGGGCAATGATTCCTTCGGCATCCGGCTCGGCGGTCCGCTCACCGGCGCCTTCTCGCACGATGGCACCAGCAGCGTGCTGGGCGATCATGCGATCGGCGTGCAGGCCGGAGACATCAGCGGCAATGTCCGCCTTGCCGGCACGGTCGGCGCGCAGGGCGTCAATGCGGTCGGCGCGGCATTTCTCGGCAATGTCGGCGGCACGCTGACCATTCAGGGCGCGATCAGCGCCACGGGCTATCGCTACACCACGCCGCCGTCAGACCCCTCCAAGCTGGATGCGGACGATCTGCTGCAGGGCGGCTCGGCGGTCATCGTGGAAGGCAATGTCGCGGGCGGCATCATCCTTGCCGTACCCCCCAAAGACAGCAGCACCACCGATGATGATGAAGACAAGGACGGCATCAAGGACAGCGAGGAAGGCTCTGCCGTCGTGCGCTCTTATGGCGCGGCACCGGCGATGCGGATCGGCGCGGCCGGGCGCGATATCGCCATCGGTGCGGTGCCGGCGACGGGCAGCGGCTACGGCCTGATCATCGACGGCACCGTGTCCGGCAGCGGCCTCTACACCGGCGTGCAGGGCAATGGCCTGCTCGTCGGCGGCCAGGGTGGCGCCGTGACCATCGCCGGAGGCATCGGTATCAGTGGCAGCGTCGAGGCCTCCGCCCGCGATGCTTCGGCGACGGCCCTGCGCCTCGGCGCCGGGGCATCGACGCCGCTGCTGCACGTCACCGGCAAGGTCGAGGCGACCGGCACCAGCAAGGATGGCGCGACGGCGACCGCCGTACGCGTCGATGCCGGCGCCAGCCTGCCGACCCTGCGCAATGCCGGCACGATCAAGGCGACGACCGGCGAGGCCGGCAGCGCGGTCGCCATCATCGATGCCTCGGGCGGGCTGACGCTCATCGAGAATAGCGGCGCCATCTCGGCGACCGGCGCCAAGGCGGATTCGGGCCGTAACATCGCTATCGATCTCACCGCCAACGGCAGCGGCGTGACCGTCAAGCAGACCGAGGTCGCCGCCAGCGCTACCGCGCCCAACATTGTGGGCGACGTCCGGTTCGGCAGCGGCAATGACCTCTTTGACATCGCGGACGGCACGGTCACCGGCAACACCAGCTTCGGCGCCGGAGCCGACACGCTCCAACTACGCGGCGATGCGGTCTACACCGGCAATGTCGCCTTCGGCACCGGCACGAGCACGATGAGCCTTGCCGGCACGTCGCGCTTCAAGGGAACGACCGATTTCGGCGGCACCGCGAGCACGCTCTCGATTGGCGGTACCGCCGTCTATTCCGGCACCTTTGCCAATGCCGGCCAACTGGCGCTCAGCCTTGCGGGCGGTGCACTCGATCTCACGGGCCCGGCGCAGATCGGCAGCCTGGCCGTGACCGACAAGGGCGCGCTCGGCATCACGCTGGGGGCGGCCGGCAACAGCACGGCCTATCTCTCGGTCGCCGGCACCGCGAGCTTCGCGGCGGACTCGCGGCTGGTGCTGCGGGTCAGCGATATCGAGAATGCAGTGGGCAATCATCTGGTGCTGACCGCCGGCACGCTCACAGGCGCCGGCAACCTCAATGCCGAAACCGCGCTAGTGCCCTATCTCTACAAGGCGACGCTCAGCAGCAGCGCCAACACGCTCAGCGTGACCCTCGGCCGCAAGACCACTGCGGACCTAGGCCTCAACCGCTCGGAGGCTGCGGCCTTCGATGCGATCTATGTCGCCCTCTCCAAGGACGAACGGGTGGAAACCGCCTTCCTCGGCATCACCGATGGCGAGGACTTCCGCACCAGCCTGCGCCAGCTCCTGCCGGATCATGCCGGCGGGACCTTCCAGGTCGTCACCCAAGGATCGCGCACCTTCGGGCGGATGCTGGATGACCCCACCGGCCCGTTCAAGGATGAAGGCAAATGGGGCTACTGGATCAACCAGCTCGTCTGGGGCGTCGAAAAGGGGCGCGGCGACACGGCGGCGTATGAGACCTCCGGCTGGGGCTTTGGCGGCGGCGCCGAAATCAAGACCGGCCTTGGCAGCTTCGGCACGTCGGTAGCCTATCTGTGGGGCCGCAATCGCGATGGCGACACGGCCAATCAGGTGACCGCCAACCAGATCGAGGTCGCCGGCTACTGGCGCCTGAAGACCGGGCGCTTGCGGGCGACGGCGCGCGGGTCGGTCGGCTTTGTCGATCTGGATGGCAAGCGTAGCTTCGACGGGCTGAAGGATGGCACCGCCACCACGCTGACCGCCAATAGCGATCGCAATGCCCGGCTCTATTCGGCCATGGGCACGCTCTCCTACGACTGGGTGTCGCAGGGCGGAATCTCCTTCCGCCCGGTCGTGTCGCTCGATTATTTCCGGCTGAAGGAGAATGGCTACACCGAGACGGGCGGCGGCGATGCCATGAACCTCATCGTGCGCTCGCGGACCAGCGACGAGCTGGCGGTCACCGGCACCGCAGTGCTGGGCATCGACATGGGCGGCCAGGATGAGTGGTCCGGCTGGTCCCGGCTGGAGGTAGAGGCCGGTCGTCGCGAGATCGTGAGCGGCAATCTCGGCACCACGGTGGCGCAGTTCAAGGGTGGCGAGGCGTTCACGCTGCTGCCCGATGATCGGGAAAGCGGTTGGGTCGGGCGCCTGCGCGGCGTCGCCGGCAACAGCGGATTCCAGATCGGCGGTGAACTCGGCGCGGAGCAGTATCAGGGCAATTGGGCCCTGTCGCTGCGCGCCAGTCTTCGCATCGGCCTCTAA
- a CDS encoding sigma-70 family RNA polymerase sigma factor: MRGETGTDTGPVEGQGLASALMAHRVQLIRFLVAHGAGDAAEDLFQELWMRVTQRPTGPVGNPLGYLYRAANNLMVDRYRAERQARARDQAWTEARGTGEVVPEPTAEAQLIAREDLRRFDRALDALGTRASQVFRRYRLDGVPQRQIAAELGVSLSTVESDLRRAYAALLAARRQSDDA; this comes from the coding sequence ATGAGAGGTGAAACGGGAACCGATACCGGTCCTGTCGAAGGGCAGGGGCTGGCCAGTGCGCTGATGGCGCATCGCGTCCAGCTCATCCGCTTTCTGGTTGCCCATGGCGCCGGGGATGCCGCCGAGGATCTGTTTCAGGAATTGTGGATGCGCGTCACCCAGCGCCCTACCGGCCCGGTCGGCAATCCGCTGGGCTATCTGTATCGCGCCGCCAACAACCTCATGGTCGATCGCTATCGTGCCGAGCGGCAGGCGCGGGCCCGAGATCAGGCCTGGACGGAGGCGCGCGGCACGGGGGAGGTCGTACCCGAGCCGACTGCGGAAGCGCAGCTGATTGCGCGCGAGGATTTGCGGCGGTTCGACCGCGCGCTGGACGCGCTGGGCACGCGCGCTTCGCAGGTTTTCCGCCGCTATCGCCTCGATGGCGTGCCCCAACGTCAGATTGCCGCCGAGCTGGGGGTAAGCCTCAGCACGGTCGAGAGCGATCTGCGCCGTGCTTATGCTGCCCTGCTGGCCGCAAGGAGACAGTCCGATGACGCATGA